A single genomic interval of Candidatus Methylomirabilis limnetica harbors:
- a CDS encoding CDC48 family AAA ATPase, producing MQQAQAAEGIRLKVAEAGQEDVGRGIVRVSDAAFAVLELERGEIVSIIGDRETAAMVAAAHSADQDLDVVRVDGVIRTNAHASIGDYVQVRKAPWRDAQKVTLAPARKGLRAVAPGEVLRQALLYRPVVRGDLISVGTASRPKEIVPPGMYPEELFRGLLGSLAIGLGEVRLVVAGTVPSGIVRINPQTEVELLPEYVETKETRLPDITYDDIGGLGEVINEIREVVELPLKHPELFDRLGIAPPKGVLLHGPPGTGKTLLAQALANEAKAHFATINGPEIMGRFYGESEERLRAIFQEGQDNPPAIIFIDELDSIAPKREAVTGEVERRVVAQLLTLMDGLMPRGNVIVIGATNRVGAIDLALRRPGRFDREIELRVPDRNGRRQILTIHTRAMPLAPDVNLDWVADLTHGCVGSDLAALCREAALNALRRVLPDLDLRLETFPAEVLQRLIVTHDDFNQALRRIRPSALRELFIEIPRVTWDDVGGLADVKRALRESVELPLTHPQAFERLGIKPPKGVLLYGPPGTGKTLLAKAVANEARANFMLAKGSDLLSKWYGESEQRIREFFAKARQVAPAIVFFDEMDALVPRRGMAAGEPHVTERIVNQLLSELDGLEELRGVVILGATNRPDLIDPALLRPGRFDALVYVPVPDADARHEILAVHTRRMALAEDVDLRDLIRRTDRFTGADLALLCMRAAQLALRKDLEAKVVTHTDFLAALAQILPSVTEAMEREYAEVGKHLRQVIPQQDSTLGHYL from the coding sequence ATGCAACAGGCTCAAGCGGCGGAGGGTATCCGCCTGAAGGTGGCCGAGGCGGGCCAGGAGGACGTCGGCCGCGGGATCGTCCGCGTCAGCGACGCGGCCTTTGCCGTCCTGGAGCTGGAGCGGGGTGAGATCGTCTCCATCATCGGGGACAGGGAAACGGCTGCCATGGTGGCCGCAGCCCACTCGGCCGATCAAGACCTGGATGTGGTCCGGGTCGACGGCGTGATTCGCACCAATGCCCATGCCAGCATAGGGGATTACGTGCAGGTGCGAAAGGCTCCATGGCGGGACGCGCAGAAGGTGACGCTGGCTCCCGCCAGAAAAGGCTTGCGTGCCGTAGCCCCGGGCGAGGTTCTCCGCCAGGCGCTCCTCTACCGTCCTGTGGTTCGTGGCGACCTGATCTCGGTCGGGACGGCCTCACGCCCGAAGGAGATAGTCCCACCCGGGATGTATCCGGAGGAGCTCTTTCGAGGCTTGCTGGGGTCCCTGGCGATCGGGCTGGGCGAGGTGCGCCTGGTCGTCGCCGGCACCGTCCCGTCCGGCATTGTGCGTATCAATCCCCAAACAGAGGTGGAGCTCCTACCGGAGTACGTGGAGACCAAGGAGACCCGTCTCCCGGATATCACCTACGACGACATCGGCGGGTTGGGCGAGGTGATTAATGAGATCCGGGAGGTCGTGGAGCTGCCGCTCAAGCATCCAGAGCTGTTCGATCGTCTTGGGATCGCACCACCCAAAGGCGTACTCCTCCATGGTCCCCCAGGGACTGGCAAGACCCTCCTGGCCCAGGCCCTGGCCAATGAGGCCAAAGCCCACTTCGCCACCATCAATGGGCCCGAGATCATGGGGCGCTTTTATGGCGAATCGGAGGAACGTCTGCGAGCCATCTTTCAGGAGGGGCAAGACAACCCACCCGCCATCATCTTCATCGACGAGCTTGATTCCATCGCCCCCAAGCGCGAGGCGGTGACGGGTGAAGTGGAACGACGGGTCGTGGCCCAGCTTCTGACATTAATGGATGGCCTCATGCCACGCGGCAACGTGATTGTCATCGGGGCCACGAACCGAGTCGGCGCGATCGATCTGGCATTGCGCCGCCCCGGCCGCTTCGACCGGGAGATTGAGCTGCGCGTGCCGGATCGCAATGGCCGGCGCCAGATCCTTACGATCCACACGCGGGCCATGCCGCTTGCACCAGACGTGAACCTGGATTGGGTGGCAGACCTCACGCATGGATGCGTCGGTTCAGACTTGGCTGCCCTCTGTCGTGAGGCCGCCCTGAATGCCCTTCGGCGCGTCCTCCCGGATCTGGATTTGAGGCTTGAAACGTTCCCGGCCGAGGTCCTGCAGCGCCTGATCGTCACCCATGATGACTTCAACCAAGCCTTGCGGCGGATCCGCCCTTCGGCCCTTCGGGAGCTCTTCATCGAGATCCCTCGGGTCACCTGGGACGATGTCGGGGGCCTGGCCGACGTGAAGAGGGCCCTCCGGGAGAGCGTTGAGTTGCCACTGACCCATCCTCAGGCCTTCGAGCGCCTCGGCATCAAGCCACCCAAAGGTGTCCTGCTCTATGGTCCGCCGGGGACAGGGAAGACGCTTCTAGCCAAGGCCGTCGCCAACGAGGCGCGGGCCAACTTCATGCTGGCCAAAGGGAGCGATCTGCTCTCCAAGTGGTACGGCGAGTCAGAGCAGCGGATTCGAGAGTTCTTCGCCAAGGCCCGCCAGGTAGCCCCCGCCATCGTATTCTTTGACGAGATGGATGCCCTTGTACCGCGACGTGGAATGGCGGCAGGCGAACCGCACGTGACCGAACGGATCGTGAACCAGCTCCTCTCCGAGCTGGATGGCCTGGAGGAGCTGCGCGGGGTGGTCATCCTGGGGGCCACGAACCGGCCTGATCTCATCGACCCGGCTCTACTGCGCCCAGGGCGCTTCGATGCGCTGGTGTATGTTCCGGTCCCGGATGCCGATGCCCGCCACGAGATCCTTGCTGTTCACACCCGCCGCATGGCCCTCGCCGAAGACGTGGACCTGAGGGATCTTATCCGCAGGACCGATCGATTTACCGGGGCCGACCTTGCCCTGCTCTGCATGCGGGCTGCCCAGCTTGCCCTGCGAAAGGACTTGGAGGCCAAGGTCGTCACCCACACCGACTTCCTGGCCGCTCTTGCCCAAATACTGCCCTCTGTCACCGAGGCGATGGAGCGGGAGTACGCCGAGGTCGGCAAACACCTGCGCCAGGTAATACCGCAGCAAGACTCCACGCTCGGCCACTACCTGTAG
- a CDS encoding Lon protease family protein, with product MIDPLKPDQLRKVCPPESLSFEGTDELKPLEGVVAQDRAVQAITFGVGIRSEGFNLFVLGPAGTGKTTAIKRFLASEAAKLPTPPDWCYVNNFADPQRPRALCLPPGRAHLFQADCKRLLEELKIGVPRAFEAEAYEQNRHTILEELQKQTSDELEALRKRAEAVGFGLAKTASGFMVIPLFQGKPLKPEEFEGLDEETKRLVNLRSEEVQKDLAGTRRRIRDLEREAKNRLDGMDREVATSAVDHLIEEVQERYVDHAAVRAHLEAIREDVIANVDLFRRDQSGTEGLLELTAMLRQGLDPFDRYRVNVLIEHGEDGGAPVVVEPHPTCQNLLGRIEHQVHMGALYTNFLMAKGGALHRANGGFLVLEAMELLKQFFAWDQLKRTLKNRRIKIEEPGEQFHLYSTVTLEPEPIPLNVKVVLIGSPWLYYLLHALDPEFLELFKVQAEFSDRVARTPETILAFARLLSTCCETEGLKAFDRGAVAKLVEHSSRLVEDQERLATTFSHLLDVAREASFLAEQAGHHRVMAEDVRGAILARIKRSNRLDERLQELITERTILVDTDGGVVGQVNGIAILSLGEYHFGKPSRITARTFLGRGGIIDIEREARMGGRIHSKGVLLLSGYLGGRYAQQVPLALSASLAFEQLYEEVEGDSASSAELYAILSSLSGLPIKQGFAVTGSVNQQGVVQAIGAVNAKIEGFFDVCRARGLTGEQGVLIPASNVRHLMLREDVVEAVAAGQFQIIPVQTIDEGIALLTGREAGERDPDGTFPEGSVNALVQGRLREMAEQARAYGADSQVRPSSDRQDELP from the coding sequence ATGATCGATCCGTTGAAACCAGATCAGCTTCGTAAGGTATGCCCGCCGGAGAGCCTCTCCTTCGAAGGGACTGACGAACTCAAACCGCTGGAGGGGGTCGTGGCCCAGGATCGCGCTGTCCAGGCCATCACCTTCGGTGTCGGCATTCGCAGCGAAGGGTTCAATCTCTTCGTCCTTGGGCCTGCCGGAACAGGTAAGACCACAGCGATCAAGCGCTTCCTGGCCAGCGAGGCGGCTAAGCTCCCCACCCCCCCTGATTGGTGTTATGTCAATAACTTCGCCGATCCGCAACGTCCCCGCGCGCTATGCCTTCCGCCAGGCCGCGCCCACCTCTTCCAGGCCGACTGCAAGCGGCTCCTGGAGGAGCTGAAGATCGGCGTCCCCAGAGCCTTCGAGGCCGAAGCCTATGAGCAGAACCGTCACACAATTCTGGAGGAGCTGCAGAAACAGACGAGTGACGAGCTGGAGGCCTTGCGGAAGCGTGCGGAGGCGGTTGGGTTTGGGCTTGCCAAGACGGCCAGCGGCTTCATGGTCATCCCCTTATTTCAAGGGAAGCCACTGAAGCCGGAAGAGTTTGAGGGCCTCGATGAGGAGACCAAGCGACTGGTCAACCTTAGAAGCGAGGAGGTGCAGAAGGATCTGGCCGGTACGCGCCGCCGAATCCGCGATCTGGAGCGAGAGGCGAAGAACCGTCTCGACGGGATGGACCGGGAGGTCGCGACCTCTGCGGTTGATCATCTGATCGAGGAAGTCCAAGAGCGTTACGTAGATCACGCAGCGGTACGGGCGCACCTCGAGGCGATACGTGAGGACGTCATCGCCAACGTGGATCTGTTTCGTCGAGACCAAAGCGGGACAGAAGGGCTGCTGGAACTGACTGCCATGCTGCGGCAAGGGTTGGACCCCTTCGACCGGTATCGGGTCAATGTCTTGATCGAACATGGGGAAGATGGCGGCGCGCCAGTCGTGGTCGAACCCCACCCCACCTGTCAGAACCTGCTTGGGCGCATCGAACATCAGGTTCACATGGGTGCCCTCTACACCAACTTCCTGATGGCCAAGGGGGGCGCCTTGCACCGGGCCAATGGGGGCTTCCTGGTCTTGGAGGCCATGGAGCTGCTCAAACAATTCTTTGCGTGGGACCAACTGAAGCGGACGCTCAAAAACCGCCGGATCAAGATCGAAGAGCCAGGGGAGCAGTTCCACCTCTACAGCACGGTTACGCTCGAGCCGGAGCCGATCCCGCTCAACGTGAAGGTGGTCCTAATCGGCAGTCCCTGGCTCTACTATCTGTTGCACGCCCTCGACCCGGAGTTTCTGGAGCTATTTAAGGTCCAGGCAGAGTTTAGTGATCGCGTGGCCCGGACTCCTGAAACGATCCTGGCCTTTGCCCGCCTTCTGTCAACCTGTTGCGAGACCGAGGGGCTCAAGGCGTTTGATCGGGGTGCCGTTGCGAAACTGGTGGAGCATAGCTCTCGCCTGGTAGAGGATCAGGAACGACTCGCCACGACATTCAGTCATCTCCTGGATGTGGCCCGCGAGGCCAGCTTCCTGGCCGAGCAGGCCGGGCACCACCGGGTCATGGCGGAAGACGTGCGGGGGGCTATCCTCGCCAGGATCAAGCGATCCAATCGACTGGATGAACGGCTACAGGAACTGATCACTGAGCGGACTATCCTTGTCGATACCGATGGCGGCGTAGTTGGTCAAGTGAATGGGATTGCCATTCTCTCGCTTGGGGAGTATCACTTCGGTAAGCCGAGTCGAATCACGGCGCGAACCTTCCTCGGGCGCGGCGGCATCATCGATATCGAGCGCGAAGCTCGGATGGGTGGCCGTATTCACAGCAAAGGCGTGCTTCTCCTTTCAGGCTATCTCGGTGGCCGCTACGCGCAGCAGGTGCCCCTTGCCCTGTCGGCGAGTCTCGCCTTCGAACAACTCTATGAAGAGGTGGAAGGCGACAGCGCCTCCTCAGCGGAGCTGTATGCGATCCTCTCAAGCCTGTCAGGGCTGCCGATCAAGCAGGGATTTGCGGTCACAGGGTCGGTCAATCAGCAGGGAGTGGTTCAGGCTATCGGGGCCGTCAACGCCAAGATCGAAGGGTTTTTTGATGTCTGCCGTGCGAGGGGGCTGACGGGAGAACAGGGGGTCCTGATCCCAGCGAGTAATGTTCGGCATCTCATGCTCAGAGAGGATGTTGTAGAGGCGGTCGCCGCGGGGCAATTTCAGATTATTCCCGTTCAAACCATCGATGAGGGGATTGCCTTGCTTACCGGGCGGGAAGCGGGTGAGCGCGATCCGGATGGGACCTTTCCCGAAGGAAGCGTGAATGCGCTGGTGCAGGGGCGGCTGCGCGAAATGGCGGAGCAGGCGCGAGCCTACGGCGCTGATAGCCAGGTGCGGCCCAGTTCAGACCGCCAGGACGAGTTGCCGTAG
- a CDS encoding sulfurtransferase, which produces MKRIVMAAVAAMTLLAATPGLTLAAGYGNPQFLVDTNWLALHLNDRDLRIIDMRNSPEEYAAGHIPGAIHFTVNQARMALKESGFALPPDYEIEERLGQLGITKETMVVAYDDQGGFNASRLFFTLEYAGHKKVALLNGGITKWTAEERALSKTLPEVSKTVYQVHTETQRVAPSGWIATNLGKPNLALVDARSAAEFRGEDLRAKRGGHIPGAVNIEWTQNLTGDKTFKPADELLALYSQAGVTKDKTIVSYCQTMHRAAVTYFTLRLLGYPDVRGYDRSWSEWGNDPTLPAKW; this is translated from the coding sequence ATGAAGCGAATCGTGATGGCAGCAGTGGCAGCAATGACGCTGCTCGCAGCGACCCCAGGGTTGACCCTGGCTGCGGGCTATGGCAACCCACAGTTTCTCGTGGATACCAACTGGCTGGCCTTGCACCTCAATGATCGGGATCTGCGGATCATCGACATGCGTAATAGCCCAGAGGAGTACGCGGCCGGACACATTCCGGGCGCGATCCACTTTACGGTCAATCAGGCCCGTATGGCCTTGAAAGAGTCAGGCTTCGCCCTGCCTCCCGATTATGAAATTGAGGAGCGGTTGGGACAGCTTGGAATTACCAAAGAGACGATGGTAGTTGCGTACGATGACCAGGGAGGGTTCAACGCGTCACGCCTGTTCTTCACGCTTGAATATGCCGGCCACAAAAAGGTGGCGCTCTTAAACGGAGGCATCACGAAGTGGACAGCCGAAGAGCGCGCCCTCTCGAAAACGTTGCCAGAGGTGAGCAAGACGGTCTACCAAGTCCATACTGAGACGCAGCGCGTCGCGCCGTCGGGCTGGATCGCGACAAACCTGGGCAAGCCGAACCTCGCCCTGGTAGACGCCCGGTCGGCCGCTGAGTTTCGCGGCGAGGATCTGCGCGCCAAGCGGGGAGGCCACATCCCCGGGGCCGTGAACATTGAGTGGACGCAAAACCTGACCGGCGACAAGACATTCAAGCCGGCCGATGAACTCCTGGCCCTCTATAGCCAGGCAGGGGTGACGAAGGACAAGACGATCGTGAGCTACTGTCAGACCATGCATCGCGCAGCCGTCACCTACTTCACGCTCCGGCTCCTGGGGTATCCGGACGTTCGGGGGTACGATCGCTCCTGGAGCGAGTGGGGTAACGACCCTACACTGCCGGCGAAGTGGTGA
- a CDS encoding Hsp20 family protein — protein MAGPKVPVKSVKKVGSLLSELLEIERQVSARAHELFRDHGWQAGRESENWLQAEKELLWRPCAELVETDGELRASFALAGLTAKDIKILVEPNHLTVRVVTKHKGIKDEGTCHFSEFHRGELYRSMVLPSTVIPEKAQAEMKEGMLTVILPKGKEPARKKIQTKK, from the coding sequence ATGGCAGGTCCTAAGGTGCCGGTCAAGTCGGTCAAGAAGGTTGGTTCACTGCTCAGCGAGTTGTTAGAGATTGAGCGACAAGTGTCTGCGCGTGCCCATGAGCTTTTCAGAGATCATGGTTGGCAAGCCGGCCGCGAGTCTGAGAATTGGCTCCAGGCTGAAAAGGAGCTTCTGTGGCGGCCCTGTGCGGAGCTGGTTGAGACTGATGGAGAACTTCGAGCAAGCTTTGCCTTGGCTGGGCTCACCGCCAAGGATATTAAGATTCTGGTTGAACCCAACCATCTGACGGTACGAGTGGTCACAAAACATAAAGGCATAAAGGATGAGGGGACCTGCCACTTCTCCGAGTTTCATCGAGGAGAACTCTACCGGTCAATGGTCCTGCCGAGTACCGTCATCCCGGAGAAGGCTCAGGCAGAGATGAAAGAGGGCATGCTTACGGTCATCCTTCCCAAGGGGAAAGAGCCTGCCCGCAAGAAGATCCAGACTAAGAAATAG
- a CDS encoding adenosine-specific kinase produces the protein MAVNFISVTIRKPDTVNLILGQAHFIKTVEDLHEALVTAVPGIAFGLAFCESSGPCLVRWSGTDQELVELARNNAQAIGAGHSFLIFLRSCFPINVLPAIRQVPEVCGIYCATANQVEVILAETPHGRGIVGVVDGHPPKGIEQESDIAERKALLRQFGYKL, from the coding sequence ATGGCCGTTAACTTCATTTCAGTGACCATCCGCAAACCTGACACGGTCAACCTGATCTTGGGGCAAGCGCACTTCATCAAGACCGTCGAGGACCTGCACGAGGCCCTTGTAACAGCCGTGCCGGGTATTGCCTTTGGGCTTGCCTTCTGTGAGTCCTCGGGGCCGTGCCTGGTGCGCTGGAGTGGGACCGACCAGGAATTGGTGGAGTTGGCACGGAACAACGCCCAGGCTATCGGGGCCGGCCACAGTTTCCTGATCTTCTTACGGAGCTGCTTTCCGATCAATGTCCTTCCGGCCATTCGTCAGGTGCCGGAGGTCTGTGGCATCTATTGCGCTACTGCTAATCAGGTGGAGGTGATTTTAGCTGAAACGCCTCACGGGCGGGGCATCGTAGGGGTCGTGGATGGACATCCACCAAAGGGGATCGAGCAGGAATCCGACATCGCCGAGCGAAAGGCGCTGCTCCGCCAATTTGGTTACAAGCTGTAA
- a CDS encoding universal stress protein, which yields MIPRYRKLLVTTDFSPLGNGAIPHAYAILAERGGTVTLCHVTEVHGPPNPLYAHYSPWSGLSGQERAELRKTLLRSLEALVPEEARVEGMVATEVRVVETPLLVHEAICQEATALEVDLIVMASHGHSGMARLLLGSVAEHVLRSADRPVLIVRSRE from the coding sequence ATGATACCGAGGTATCGGAAACTGCTGGTGACCACCGATTTCTCACCCCTTGGCAATGGTGCCATCCCTCATGCCTATGCTATCCTGGCAGAACGCGGCGGGACCGTCACCCTCTGCCACGTTACTGAGGTGCACGGGCCGCCGAACCCGCTCTACGCCCACTACTCGCCATGGAGCGGACTCTCCGGGCAGGAGCGAGCGGAGCTCCGGAAGACACTGCTCCGCTCGCTGGAAGCACTTGTGCCTGAGGAGGCCCGCGTAGAGGGGATGGTAGCAACGGAGGTACGGGTGGTAGAGACCCCTTTGCTGGTCCACGAGGCGATCTGCCAGGAGGCCACGGCCCTGGAGGTGGACCTCATCGTGATGGCATCACATGGCCATTCCGGGATGGCTCGCCTGCTCTTAGGCTCGGTGGCAGAGCATGTGTTGCGGTCAGCCGATCGCCCCGTCCTCATTGTCCGCAGCCGAGAGTGA
- a CDS encoding aminoacyl-tRNA deacylase, which yields MTVPARVREWLDQEKVQYEVIPHREAYTAQEVAGAAHIPGRAFAKVVILKGQQGLTMAVLPAKCRLDVTRMQQLLNDSTATLDPEADFAKTFIGCEPGAMPAFGNLYGVPIYFDQHLIKETTITFPAGSHHEVIRIASSDFLRLTGAQVLEICETPREEVA from the coding sequence ATGACAGTGCCGGCGCGTGTACGTGAGTGGTTGGACCAGGAAAAGGTACAGTACGAGGTTATCCCTCATCGAGAGGCCTACACAGCTCAGGAGGTGGCTGGGGCCGCCCATATTCCCGGTCGGGCCTTCGCCAAGGTGGTCATTCTGAAAGGGCAGCAAGGTCTGACCATGGCGGTCTTGCCGGCCAAGTGTCGATTGGACGTCACTCGAATGCAGCAACTATTGAACGACAGCACGGCGACCCTGGACCCGGAGGCCGATTTCGCGAAGACATTCATCGGCTGCGAGCCAGGGGCCATGCCTGCCTTCGGTAACCTTTACGGGGTCCCGATCTACTTTGATCAGCACTTGATAAAGGAGACGACGATCACCTTTCCCGCGGGAAGCCACCACGAGGTGATCCGAATTGCTTCCAGCGATTTTCTCCGATTGACAGGCGCTCAGGTGCTGGAGATATGCGAAACCCCGCGCGAAGAAGTCGCTTGA
- a CDS encoding addiction module protein, translating into MSHTLKDLEKQAKSLTAEERAQLAEMLLESLQDAPLADIEAAWDREIEERAAAYDCGELRTISAEDVFAEARRLTR; encoded by the coding sequence ATGTCGCATACGCTTAAAGATCTCGAAAAACAGGCTAAATCGCTTACGGCGGAGGAACGTGCCCAACTCGCGGAGATGCTCCTCGAATCACTGCAAGACGCGCCACTCGCTGACATCGAGGCGGCATGGGACCGTGAAATCGAAGAGCGCGCGGCTGCATACGACTGCGGAGAGCTGCGGACGATTTCAGCCGAGGATGTGTTTGCCGAGGCGAGGCGCCTCACCCGGTGA
- a CDS encoding type II toxin-antitoxin system RelE/ParE family toxin yields the protein MKRARFIAAARLEFLAEVIYHNEAQPGLGERFAAAVEEAAARALAFPLSGSPSRSNTRRMIVKGFCFSIFYRPEPNGIVIFAVAHHARRPFYWRSRTRTR from the coding sequence GTGAAGCGCGCGCGGTTCATCGCCGCGGCACGCCTGGAATTTCTAGCCGAGGTCATTTACCACAATGAAGCGCAACCCGGTTTGGGCGAGCGTTTTGCCGCAGCAGTAGAAGAGGCAGCAGCCCGCGCTCTTGCCTTCCCTCTCTCGGGCTCCCCTTCCCGCTCCAATACGCGCCGGATGATCGTGAAGGGATTCTGCTTCTCAATCTTCTATCGCCCGGAACCCAACGGCATTGTCATCTTCGCGGTAGCGCATCATGCACGACGCCCCTTTTACTGGCGGTCTCGTACGCGTACCCGCTAA
- a CDS encoding GNAT family N-acetyltransferase has translation MLAGFPKQVTLQTGTSVTIRPIVKEDAEKLHAFFCKVPREDRLFLRDDVSLREVIDSWAEELDYEKVLPLVALVDDTIVADATLHCRKFGWTSHVGKVRMVVDVDYRGEGLGTLMIRELIDTAKKMGLEILVAEIIRDQADNLSALKRLGFEKEAVFYNYVKDQTGEEHDLVIMMKNLQIEPAMVPF, from the coding sequence ATGCTAGCCGGATTTCCAAAGCAGGTCACACTTCAGACCGGAACGAGCGTCACGATTCGCCCAATAGTCAAAGAGGATGCGGAGAAGCTTCATGCCTTCTTCTGCAAGGTGCCGCGCGAGGATCGTCTCTTTCTGCGGGACGATGTATCCCTCCGGGAGGTGATCGATTCGTGGGCGGAAGAGCTTGATTACGAGAAGGTCCTTCCGCTCGTAGCCTTGGTGGACGACACCATCGTGGCTGATGCCACCTTGCATTGCCGCAAATTCGGCTGGACTAGTCATGTGGGAAAGGTGCGCATGGTCGTCGATGTAGACTACCGGGGGGAGGGTCTCGGGACGCTCATGATCAGGGAACTGATCGACACCGCCAAGAAGATGGGCCTTGAAATTCTCGTCGCCGAGATCATAAGGGATCAGGCGGATAATCTGAGTGCTCTTAAGCGGTTAGGATTCGAAAAGGAGGCGGTCTTCTACAACTACGTCAAAGATCAAACAGGGGAGGAACATGATCTCGTGATCATGATGAAGAACCTGCAGATTGAGCCGGCCATGGTTCCCTTCTAA
- a CDS encoding ribbon-helix-helix protein, CopG family has translation MKPKAVPLQKQQAESTEAEPSRDLGIEVERPLDAEDVALSLLDAKVRAEETRADISSTESHADLSIRLPRAVILRLSAEAANRNITPSELIKRALMQYLPPQKAGPSR, from the coding sequence ATGAAGCCAAAGGCTGTGCCATTGCAGAAGCAACAGGCAGAATCGACAGAGGCTGAACCTTCGAGGGATCTCGGAATAGAGGTAGAGAGACCGCTCGATGCCGAGGATGTGGCCCTATCCTTGCTGGATGCAAAGGTGCGGGCAGAAGAGACGCGGGCGGATATCAGTTCGACAGAGTCACATGCAGACTTGAGCATACGCCTTCCGCGTGCCGTGATCTTGCGCCTCTCGGCAGAGGCTGCCAATCGCAACATCACCCCGTCAGAGCTTATCAAGCGGGCCCTCATGCAGTACCTGCCCCCGCAGAAGGCCGGGCCCAGCAGGTGA